GCCGTCCTGCGCCCCTTGCAGGCCGACGATCGCCCGCAGTGGCAAGGCCTGGCAGAAGCCTACAAGGCCTTCTACAAGACCGAGACAACGGCCGCCGAGTACGACGCTGCCTGGCAGCGCCTGCAGACGCAACAGGTGCAGGGTCTGGTGCTGGCTCAAGGTCAGCAACTGGTCGGCCTGGCGCACTATCTGCTCCATGGCTCGACCTGGGGCGAGCGGGTCTGCTATTTGCAGGACCTCTTCGTGCCCCCCGTGGCGCGCGGACAAGGCCTGGGGCGATGCCTGATCGACGCGGTGGCGGCAGCCGCCCGTCAACAGGGCGCGCAGCGCTACTACTGGCTGACGCAGGCCGACAACGCCACCGCCCGCGCGCTTTACGACCGCGTGGCGGAACACCGCGGCTTCATTCGCTACGACTACCCGCTTTGAGCAGCCCTTCCAACTGGAAGGGGTAGCGCTTCAGGCCCGGATTCAGGGCCTTGCTATAGGGCCGGAAGTCCAGCGCCAGCGCCTGTCCGTCGCCAAAGCGCTGCAAAAAGCGGCGCGCTTGGGGCGCATCAAAGAGCATGAACATCGGCCGCTGCAGTTCCAGGCCTTCGCTCATGAAGTCCAGCCCCCGGTGGTGATCGTGGAGCAGCACCAAGGCCCAGGCGCCGCAGAGGAAATGCCCCCCCGAAAGGGCCGCCAATCGCCCGTCCACCACGGCCTGCATGGCCTCGGCCGAGGTGTTGATGCCGGAGAACAGCAGATCCCGCCCGGCCACCAAGCCCTGCGCCTGCGCGGCCTCCATGGCGCCAAAGGTCATCTAGGGCCTGTTCACACTAATGGAGGCCAGCGCGTTGCCACCCAGAAAGGGCGCCAACGCGGCGCGAAGGGATGCTGGGGCTCATTGCCCCAGCGAGCTTCGCAACAAAGTGGGCGCCCTTTTCTGGTGGCAACCCGGAGGGAAAGGGTCTGGCCGGCCGCCATCCGTCGTTGCTCGGCTCGCCCAGGCGGCCAGCCTGGGCCGCGCCGCGCGCCTAGGTTGCCAGCCGGCCAGACCTTTTCGCGTGGCCTCGCTTAGTGTGAACAGGCCCTAGTCACTGCCCGCCCACACCAGTTGAGGCGCCGGCCCGCTCTGCAGCCGATGGGCCATGCGCTCACGAGCCAGTTCGCGCCGCCAATCGGCAAACAAGACCTGCTCGAGCACCGCATCCTCGGCCTCGCTCACAGCCCGGCGCATGCCCTCATTGCGGGCGATGGATACCGGCGTCGATCGATCCCCGGCGATGGCCAGCACATGGATGCGTCAATCGCGCCCCCGCAAGCCCTGCGCGCGGGCGCTGGCCAGCATGGCGTGTGCGGTCATGAAGCCGGCATGCTCGGCCTGCGGCTCCAGGCTGCCGAGCAACAGCCGCAGCCCCTTGCGCGGAGCGTGCTGGGCGCGCTCCTGCGGCAACAGTCCACTGAAGGCGGCAAAACTCTTGATCCCGGCTGCCTGCAGGCGCCGCGCCGCCGGCACCAGCACGCCCTTCTCGTTGACGAGCACCACAAAGTCGGGTCGCTCGGCCGGCGGGCGCACAGCAATCTGCCACGCCAGGGCCAACGCCCGCGCCGGGTCGCGCTCGGCAAACTGCTGCTCGAAGCGCATGCCTAAACTGTCTGCCGCAGCCTGCATGGCCTGGCCGGCGGTGCGCCAGAAGACTTCATCGCTACGGCCCGGATTGATGAAGGCCACACGTTGGGCCTCAGCCCGCAGTGCGCAGAGCAAGAGACTCGTCGCCATCAGATACAGGGGGAAACGCCGAGCCAGCCACCGCCACGAAGTACGCCAATCGATCAAGCGACCGCCTTGGAACTGGCTCTGCCAGGCCACTGGCGGTGCCCCCTTGAGGGGGAGGCGCGAAGCGCTTCGGGGGGGAGTCACAAGCGGTGCGAGCGGTCGCCCTGTTCGAAGCCGATGGCGTCGAACTCCTGCCCCTCGGCCGCGAAGCCGATGACCTTGAAGAGCTCGCCCATCTCGTGCTCAGTCAGCAGCTTCTGGGCCATCGCGCGCTCGCGCAGATCGGCCTGCTGCAGCAGTTCTGCGATGCCGCAGTTCAACAGGAAGTGCGCCTGCGTGGTGAAGCCCAGCACCGAGAGGCCGGCGTCCTGGCCGGCCAGCGCGATGCCGGTGAAGTTCACGTGCGCGGTGATGTCCTTCTCACCGACCTGGCGCAGGGGGTCGGCGTCGGCCTTGTGGCGGTGGTGGCACATCAGGGTGCCGCCGATGCGCTGCGGGTGGTAGTACTCGGCATCGGTGAAGCCGTAGTCGATCAGGAAGACTGCGCCCCGGGCCAGGCAGGCGGCCAGGGTGCGGATCCAGGCCTTGGCATGCGGATGGATTTCCGTCACCGTGCCGGCCACCCAGGCATTGCCGTCATAGGGCGGGCGCAGTGCGGTCGCGTGGTCCAACCAGACGAAGGCGGATGCGTCCTCGGGTTGACCGGGCGGGGCCAGGGCCACGCCGCGCTCCCACCAGCGCTGGCCATCGAAGTGCAGGAGTTTGACCGGCATGGCGTCCAGCACCTCGTTGCCGATGACCACCGCCTCAAGGCGCTCGGGCAAGGCACTGCACCACTGCACCCGCTCGCCAAAGCGCGCCAGCCGCTGCTGCTGACGGGCCTTGAGGGTGCCACTCAGGTCCACGATCACATAGCGCTCGGGCAGCTGACCGAGCTCGGTCAGGCGGTCCAGCACCTGCTCGGCCAGCGCGCCACTGCCGGCGCCAAACTCCCAGATCTCCTGGGTATGGGTCAGGCGCAGCGCTTGCGCCAGTTGGCGTGCCAGGGCGTGACCGAACAGCGGGCTGAGTTCGGGGGCGGTGACAAAGTCGCTGCCACTCTGGGGACCAAGACCAAAGGTCTGCCGGTGGCTGCTGTAGTAGCCCAGCTCCGGGGCATAAAGGGCCTCGGCCATGAAGTCGTCAAAGGGCAACCAGCCGCCGGCGGCCTGGATGCGCCGGCGCAGATGGGCTTCCAGCACCGCGGTCATTGGGGCACCCTCGGGCTCATGGGTTCTGGCGCTGCCGTGCCCAGGCCTCGAAGTCGGCCACGGACAGCGGCGGCGCCACCATCTCGCCCTGCAGCTCGTGGCAGCCCCAGTCTTGCAGCAGGTTCCACTGCTCGCGCCGGCGCACGCCCTCTGCGCCCACGCGCAAGCCCAGGCCCTGGGCCATTTGCACGATGGCCCGGGTGATGGCCACGGCACCGTTCTCGTGCGGCAGTCCGGCCACGAAACTTTGGTCGATCTTCAGCTTGTCCAGCGGCAGCTGGGTCAGATGGGCCAGCGCGGTGTGGCCGGTGCCAAAGTCGTCCACCGCGATGGTCAGACCCAGCGCACGCAGCGCACGCAGGGTCTCGCAGGCGGCCGGCACATCGTCCATCAGCATGCGTTCGGTCAGCTCCAGCTGCAGCCAGGGCCCGGGCACATTGATCTGCGCCAGCACCTCCCGCACCGCGTCGGCAAAGCCATCGAGCCGGAACTGCATGCGGCTCAGATTGACCGCAATAGGCACCGCGGCCACGCCGCTGTGATGCCAGGCCTGTGCCTGCAGTGCGGCCTGACGCAGCACCCATTGCGACAACGGCACCATCAGCGGATGGCGCTCGGCCACGGCAATGAAGTGCTCGGGCGTCAGCAGGCCGCGCGTCGGATGGCGCCAGCGCAGCAGCGCTTCGGCACTCATCAGCCGGCCCTGCACCGGGTCCACCTGGGGCTGGAAGTAGAGCTCGAACTCGCCCCGCTCCAGGCCCTCGCGCAGCTGGGTCTCCAACACCAGGTCGTTGAGCGCCGCCTGCGCCATGACGGGCTCGAAGAACTGGTACTGCTTCTCGCCCAGCGTCTTGGCGCCATACATGGCGGTGTCGGCATGCTGGATCAGGGCCTCGGCGCTGTCGCCATGGTCAGGGAAGAGGGCGATGCCGATCGAGGGCGTGACCGAGATGGAGCGCCCCTTGGCCTGCACCGGCACTTCAACCACCTTCAACAAGCCCTGCAGCACGGTCAGCACATCGGCGCGTTCATGGATGCCTTCCAGCAGGATCACGAATTCGTCGCCGCCGAAGCGTGCCACTTGGTCGCCGGCCCGCAGGCAATCGCGCACCCGCTCGGCCACCGTCACCAGCACGCGGTCGCCCTCCAGATGGCCCAGCGAGTCGTTGACGCGCTTGAAATTGTTCAAGTCGACAAACAGCAGCGCCAGCTTGTCATCACTGCGCCGAGTGCGCGCCATCGCGTGCTGCAGGCGATCCATGAAGGCGGCCCGGTTCATCAGGCCAGTGAGGGCGTCGTGATGGGCCAGGTGGTGGATGCGGGCCTGGGCGGCCAAGCGATCGCGAATGTCACGCACGATGTTCATGCGCAGCTTCTCGCCGCCGAACTCCAGAGTGCGCGCAATCAGCTCGACCGGAATGTGCTCGCCGCTGCGATGGATGATGACGCTCTCGTAGGTCAGTTCTTGACCCTGGCGCATCACGTTCTCGACCCGATCGAACTCGTCGGTTGCCACGAAGTCCATCACATAGCGACCCAGCAACTCCTCACGGCTGTAACCCAGCAGACGGCAGAGCGGCGGATTGACATCGCTGATGCTGCCGGCGCGGTGAAACACGATGCCCTCGACCGAGGCGTGCATGAACTTGTCCAGACGCTGCTCGCTCTCGCGCAGCAGGGCCTCGGCACGGCGGTGTTTGGTGATGTCGTTGATCAGCACAAAAGCGCCGACTACATGGCCATGGGCGTCCAGATGCGGCAGCAGGTTGACATCAATCCATTGGGTCTGGCCGTCCGTCCCAGGGAGTTGACGCTCGTAGTTGACGGCCTCGCGGCGCTCCAGCACCTTGGCCGTGGCGGGCTGGATGGCGGCGGTGGCCTCCGCGCCGATGATCTCGGCGAGATGGCGGCCGACGATGCTCTCGGGCGTGAAACCGAAGGTCTGCGCATACAGCCGGTTGGCGTACAGGCAGCGGTCGGTGATGGCTTCATACAGCGCAATCAGCACCGGCACGTTGTCGGCCACCAAGCGCAGGCGCGTGGCCTCTTCAATAGCCGCCTTGGCCGTCGCCTCGAAGTCCAACTTGCGCGCCGGATGCATCATGGCGCGGCCTCCACCGTGTCAGCGGCCAGGCACAGGTCTTCCCAGGCGCGCGCTTTATCCAACGGGTTGCGCAGCAGATAGGCCGGGTGGTAGCTGACCACCACCGGCACCCCGTGAGGGCCAGCATGCACGCGGCCGCGCAAACGGCCCAGGGGCTCGTCACTGCCCAGCAAGGACTGCACCGCCGTGCGCCCCAGGGCCAGCAGCAGACGCGGCCGCACCAGCTCGATCTGCCGCAACAGATAGGGACGGCAGGCGGCGATCTCCTCGGGCTGCGGGTTGCGATTGCGCGGCGGGCGGCACTTGACCGCATGGGTGACAAAGACCTGGCGCGCCGGCGTGTCGGCGCTGCGGCGCAGATCCAACGCCGCCAACATCGCATCCAGCATCTCGCCGCTGGGGCCGACAAAGGGCTGGCCCTGCTCGTCCTCGGCCTCGCCCGGCACCTCGCCCACCACCATCCAATGAGCCTGGAGCTGCCCCTCGCCAGGCAGCGCCTGGCGGCGCTGCTCGCACAGGCCGCAGGCGCGGCAATCGCGCACACGCTGCGCCAGGGCGGGAGCATCCACGGCGCGCAGGTCCACGGCCACCGCACCCGCCACCGGAACAGCGGGCGCAGCCGGGGCCACCGGCAGCGCAGGCCGCAGGGCTTCGGCCACGGGGACTGGCCGAATGGATGCAGGGGTGGGCGCGGGGGGCAGCGAACCCACCCCCTTCGGCGCCACGGCCGGCGCCAGTACAGGGGCCGGCGGCGTCGCGCGCGGCTCGGCGCGCAGACCCGGCCACCAGTTCAGCCCCAGCGCACCCAGCATGGCGCGCTGCTCGCCACTCCAGCGCGGCGTCATGCGCCCGCCCCTTGCAGATCCAGGCGCAGCACACGCGCATCCTCGCGCTGACCCTGCAGCGCCGGGTAATAACCACGCCGCTGCCCGACCTCGACAAAACCCAGCCGGGCATACAGCGCCTGGGCCCGCGCATTGGTCTCGCGCACCTCCAACCAGATCTGGGCAGCACCGGCTGCGCGCTGATGGTCGATCAGGCGCTCCAAGGTGCGTTGCCCCAGCCCACGCCCCCAAGCGCCCTGCGCCACCGCAATGTTCAGCAGATGGCACTCGTCCAACACCTGCAGGGCCACGCAATAGGCCAGCAACTCGCCGCTGAGCTGATGGCGCAGCACCCAGGCCAGGTTCTGCGCCGCCAGCGCGTCGATGAAATTGCCACGCGTCCAGGGATGGGTATAGACCTGCTGCTCGATGCCGAGCACCTCGTCGAGGTCCAGCACCGTCATGTCGGCCCAGCGCCATTGGCGCTCGTCCATGACCTGGGCCCGCGCGTTCATGATGCGGCGGCCTCGCGTTCGGCGGTGGTCAAGGCCACCTTGTCGCGGACATAGACGGGCAAAGCCTGCCCCGCATCCAACCAATGACCCTCCAAACTGGCCCGAGCCCAAGCCTGGCGCGCCAACCCGGCCAGACCCAGGGCGCGGGAGGGCTCACGCGAGCTCTCCGGCGCCGCCCCAAGGCCCAGCAGCGGCAGCCCGCTGCCCACACAGGCCGGCTCCAGCCCCAGAGTCGCCCAATGGGCCTTCAGCGCATCCGGAGTCCAGAGCGCGGGCGCCGCCAAGGCCTGCCATCCGCGGTCCGAGTGCCAGCGATAGGGCGCGGCATAGAGCTCTTGCATGCGCGCATCCATCACCACCCAACCCTCGGTCCAGGCGGCATCCTGCTGACGCGCCGCCTCGGCCACCAGAGCCAAGCTGTCCAGCGCCAAGACAGGCAAATCCCAGCCCAGGCCCAGGCCCTGCACCACCGCACACACAGCGCGCAGACCGGTAAAGGCCCCCGGCCCCTGACCAAAAGCCAGGCCGTCGAGCTGCCCGCCCGCCAAGCCGCCTTCAGCCAGCAGGGCCATCAGGGCGGGCACCAGAGTGGCCGAGGCCTGCGCACCGCCGGGCA
Above is a window of Inhella inkyongensis DNA encoding:
- a CDS encoding GNAT family N-acetyltransferase, with the protein product MSAVLRPLQADDRPQWQGLAEAYKAFYKTETTAAEYDAAWQRLQTQQVQGLVLAQGQQLVGLAHYLLHGSTWGERVCYLQDLFVPPVARGQGLGRCLIDAVAAAARQQGAQRYYWLTQADNATARALYDRVAEHRGFIRYDYPL
- a CDS encoding class I SAM-dependent methyltransferase; the protein is MTAVLEAHLRRRIQAAGGWLPFDDFMAEALYAPELGYYSSHRQTFGLGPQSGSDFVTAPELSPLFGHALARQLAQALRLTHTQEIWEFGAGSGALAEQVLDRLTELGQLPERYVIVDLSGTLKARQQQRLARFGERVQWCSALPERLEAVVIGNEVLDAMPVKLLHFDGQRWWERGVALAPPGQPEDASAFVWLDHATALRPPYDGNAWVAGTVTEIHPHAKAWIRTLAACLARGAVFLIDYGFTDAEYYHPQRIGGTLMCHHRHKADADPLRQVGEKDITAHVNFTGIALAGQDAGLSVLGFTTQAHFLLNCGIAELLQQADLRERAMAQKLLTEHEMGELFKVIGFAAEGQEFDAIGFEQGDRSHRL
- a CDS encoding putative bifunctional diguanylate cyclase/phosphodiesterase → MMHPARKLDFEATAKAAIEEATRLRLVADNVPVLIALYEAITDRCLYANRLYAQTFGFTPESIVGRHLAEIIGAEATAAIQPATAKVLERREAVNYERQLPGTDGQTQWIDVNLLPHLDAHGHVVGAFVLINDITKHRRAEALLRESEQRLDKFMHASVEGIVFHRAGSISDVNPPLCRLLGYSREELLGRYVMDFVATDEFDRVENVMRQGQELTYESVIIHRSGEHIPVELIARTLEFGGEKLRMNIVRDIRDRLAAQARIHHLAHHDALTGLMNRAAFMDRLQHAMARTRRSDDKLALLFVDLNNFKRVNDSLGHLEGDRVLVTVAERVRDCLRAGDQVARFGGDEFVILLEGIHERADVLTVLQGLLKVVEVPVQAKGRSISVTPSIGIALFPDHGDSAEALIQHADTAMYGAKTLGEKQYQFFEPVMAQAALNDLVLETQLREGLERGEFELYFQPQVDPVQGRLMSAEALLRWRHPTRGLLTPEHFIAVAERHPLMVPLSQWVLRQAALQAQAWHHSGVAAVPIAVNLSRMQFRLDGFADAVREVLAQINVPGPWLQLELTERMLMDDVPAACETLRALRALGLTIAVDDFGTGHTALAHLTQLPLDKLKIDQSFVAGLPHENGAVAITRAIVQMAQGLGLRVGAEGVRRREQWNLLQDWGCHELQGEMVAPPLSVADFEAWARQRQNP
- a CDS encoding uracil-DNA glycosylase; this encodes MTPRWSGEQRAMLGALGLNWWPGLRAEPRATPPAPVLAPAVAPKGVGSLPPAPTPASIRPVPVAEALRPALPVAPAAPAVPVAGAVAVDLRAVDAPALAQRVRDCRACGLCEQRRQALPGEGQLQAHWMVVGEVPGEAEDEQGQPFVGPSGEMLDAMLAALDLRRSADTPARQVFVTHAVKCRPPRNRNPQPEEIAACRPYLLRQIELVRPRLLLALGRTAVQSLLGSDEPLGRLRGRVHAGPHGVPVVVSYHPAYLLRNPLDKARAWEDLCLAADTVEAAP
- the rimI gene encoding ribosomal protein S18-alanine N-acetyltransferase — its product is MNARAQVMDERQWRWADMTVLDLDEVLGIEQQVYTHPWTRGNFIDALAAQNLAWVLRHQLSGELLAYCVALQVLDECHLLNIAVAQGAWGRGLGQRTLERLIDHQRAAGAAQIWLEVRETNARAQALYARLGFVEVGQRRGYYPALQGQREDARVLRLDLQGAGA
- the tsaB gene encoding tRNA (adenosine(37)-N6)-threonylcarbamoyltransferase complex dimerization subunit type 1 TsaB, encoding MSLPDSAPQNKPGALLALDGATDRLSLALLQADGRQILRDLPGGAQASATLVPALMALLAEGGLAGGQLDGLAFGQGPGAFTGLRAVCAVVQGLGLGWDLPVLALDSLALVAEAARQQDAAWTEGWVVMDARMQELYAAPYRWHSDRGWQALAAPALWTPDALKAHWATLGLEPACVGSGLPLLGLGAAPESSREPSRALGLAGLARQAWARASLEGHWLDAGQALPVYVRDKVALTTAEREAAAS